The Dehalococcoidia bacterium genome has a segment encoding these proteins:
- a CDS encoding MOSC domain-containing protein — protein MAKIVAVCTSEKKGEKKTDIVCGLLKEDFGLEGDAHSSAGSHRQLSLLSMTSIEKMRKLGADVGPGDFAENLTVEGAELVLYQLPIGKRLKVGKDIVLEVTQIGKTCHDRCAIFKQVGTCVMPLEGIFTRIIKGGQVKAGDEIKEI, from the coding sequence ATGGCTAAAATAGTGGCGGTTTGCACCAGCGAAAAAAAAGGCGAAAAGAAGACAGACATAGTCTGCGGCCTGCTTAAAGAGGACTTTGGTCTGGAGGGCGATGCCCATTCGAGCGCCGGCAGCCACCGGCAACTCAGCCTGCTTTCCATGACAAGCATCGAAAAGATGCGGAAACTGGGGGCGGACGTGGGGCCGGGCGACTTCGCCGAGAACCTGACGGTTGAAGGCGCGGAGCTTGTGCTCTATCAACTGCCCATCGGCAAGCGCCTCAAAGTGGGCAAGGATATCGTCCTCGAAGTCACGCAAATAGGCAAGACCTGCCATGACCGCTGCGCCATTTTCAAGCAGGTGGGCACCTGCGTCATGCCGCTGGAGGGCATCTTTACGCGCATCATCAAGGGCGGCCAGGTCAAGGCCGGCGACGAGATAAAAGAAATCTAG
- the moaC gene encoding cyclic pyranopterin monophosphate synthase MoaC — translation MPELSHVNARGEARMVDVSPKAETEREAVATGGVRMLPATLAKIKQMEIKKGDVLSVARVAGIMAAKKTPELIPLCHTLLIEEVTVDFDFVGDDFIRATSRVKCTGKTGVEMEALVAAAASCLTIYDMCKAIDRGMTIESVRLEKKSGGKSGTYIRGEKSNG, via the coding sequence ATGCCTGAACTAAGTCACGTTAACGCCAGGGGCGAAGCGCGTATGGTGGACGTCAGCCCCAAGGCCGAGACCGAGCGCGAGGCGGTGGCCACGGGGGGCGTGCGCATGCTGCCGGCGACCCTGGCCAAAATCAAGCAGATGGAGATAAAAAAGGGCGACGTGCTCTCCGTGGCGCGCGTGGCAGGCATCATGGCGGCCAAGAAGACGCCTGAGCTTATCCCGCTATGTCATACGCTTCTTATCGAAGAAGTGACCGTAGATTTTGATTTTGTCGGGGATGACTTTATCCGCGCGACCTCAAGAGTAAAATGCACCGGCAAGACCGGCGTGGAGATGGAAGCGCTCGTAGCGGCGGCGGCCAGCTGCCTCACTATCTACGATATGTGCAAGGCCATCGACCGCGGCATGACCATAGAATCCGTCCGCCTGGAAAAGAAGAGCGGCGGCAAGAGCGGCACCTATATAAGAGGAGAAAAATCCAATGGCTAA